The Cervus elaphus chromosome 12, mCerEla1.1, whole genome shotgun sequence DNA window tctgagcactgaagaattgatgcttttgaactgtggtgttggagaagactcttgagagtcccttggactgcaaggagatccaaccagtccatcctaaaggagatcagccctgggtgttcattggaaggactgatactgaagctgaaactccagtactttggccacctgatgtgaagaactgactcattggaaaaaaccctgaagctgggaaagattgaaggtaggaggagaaggggatgacagaggatgagatggttggatggcatcaccaactcgatggacatgagtttgagtaaactccaggagttggtgatggacagggaagcctgacatgaggcagtccatggggttccaaagagtcagacatgactgagcagctgaactgaactgaaccccctaTTGGCTTCAGTGCTGCTGGAGAGCAAGGGACTGTTTTTGGCTTTGGGGTTGGAGTTGTTTTGTTCTTAATTCTGTGTCGTTGTTGTTTTAAttctatattgttttattttcattttacctagtgttgtttcctttattttgccTATCTTTACCTCATAAACATTAAGAGATATCCCTTGATTCTAGTTCGCTACAGTTGGGTCAAGAAGTCTCCTGTCAATTTGTATTTATCTGTTGTGATCTGTAAGTGTCTttcgtttattcattcattcatttcacagacTTTATTTGAGCTCCTTGCTTGGCCCAGGACCTCTGTGAAGCAGCTGGATGACGCACAGTCTCTGCCCTTACTGGGTTTAGATAGGGTCTAGGGACACTGTAAACCATACAATTACGTCTATGCATGTGcgcatgctcaatcacttcagttctgtctgactctttgtgaccctatggactgtagcccaccaggctcctcagtccatgggatttttcaagcaagaatactagagtggtttgtcatgccctccttcaggggatctacctgacccagggattgaacccatgtcttctgcatgtgtctcctgcattgcaaacagattctttaccactgagccacggggaaaGCTCTCTATTACATCTATGCCTGATACTAAAAGAAatgcttaataaacatttttggCTGTAGCACTGAaactccctttttttctttttctctccagatTTGTAAATGGAGAATTTCCTGCTGGTTCCTCTGGCTCAGGCTAACATCCAGATACTAATGAATGGGGTTTAGAGAACTTAAGGATGAGTTACCATCTTAAACAAATGAGTAACAGAATATAATGTTGTTTCACATTTCAAATTTGTAATAAATACCAGAAATGGAAATGTCACTCAGCTctatttttctgtgattcaagATGTACTCACTGAGGAATAAATGATGTTAAGAATAGGCCAGGACTTGTTTGATTGATATAATGGGGAGGTAAGAAAACAGGCTTTATTGTAGCTCAActatacattaattaaaaatcaatcaagggtttccctggtggctcagtggtaaagaatctgcctgccaatgcaggagacatgagttcgacccttgatctgggaagatcctacatgcctaggagcaactaaggctgtgtgccacagctattgagcctgtgctctgcaacaagagaagccacagcagtgagaagcccttgcactgcaacaaggagtagcccccactcaccgcaactagaggaaagccctcacagcaatgaagacccagcacagccaaaaataaataaaaaattttaaaaatcaatcaatcaatcaggAACACAGGTTTTAGAATCAGAGGGACTTGAGCTCAGTCGGTGCCTCTGCTAGCTTTAGGCAGGTTACTTCTCTGATCTTCAGTGTTTTCatctgaataataaaaataaaaccacacctctaaaaatatgatttaaggatgaaatataataatataagtgTTTAGGATCTAAAACACGCTAGTCGCTACTATAAAGTAGTTAGAACtttttgatgtcttttttttcatGACATAAATGCACAGACATTTTAAACGGAGGAACAGGGCAGTTATATCCTTCtacctccacctcccacccctcaccaCCTTCTTATCCAAGGACAGAGCATGGTGTTTCAAGGCTAGTCTTCAGGGACTTCCTTActggtctaatggttaagactccatgctcccaatgcaggggtcccagaTTTGATCCTTTTCCAGGGGACTAGATTCCACATGACGCAACTAGGAgtttgccacaactaaagatcctgagtgccacaaccaagacctgatgcagccaaataaataaataaatagaataatgaGGATAGCAGAGACACCAAAAACTTCAAACTAGCAAACCTGGAAAAGTCTTTAATAGATATCGAAACATCTTGTGGCAATTATTTAAAGGAATATATTTATCAAGAGCCAGCAGGCACTAAGAACAAATCATGTCAAATTTATTTAATGTTCATTTTTCAATAGTGTAACTAATGCCATAAATAACTTATTTTGTTTCAGAGGGAAATTTGACAAAAGCCTTACTGGATTATCATGCCAAAATACACATGCTGATCAATGTCCCAAACTGGCCTCTGCAAAATGGCAAGTCCCTTGATATATTCACCATTCTTGAGATTCTGACCTTCAGCCTGGCTTACTCAGAAACTCAATCTCTTCCTGACTACAAAATCCCTGAGAACCTGATTAAAACCAAATGgttttttgtcattttaacagTGCTATAttgaaattacacacacacaaaaagcccaGAGAGTAGGGTCAATCTTAGCAGCCTATTCTCTCCCTGTGGGTTTATCACATGAGTAGCTCAATCTTCAAAATGTGTCTATATGAATGTGGAATCAGATATAACATAGAGTGTTTGTTAAGTGATCCAAATATCCAACTTTGAACAGAGATATTCTATCAGGAGGCTTGACAGAAGGCTAGAGAAGTGAGGCTGATGTTGGTCTCAAGGATCACCTTTGTTTCTCCACAGCTGATTCCACACCCTTATGATAGACACATCCTCTCTTTAGACATATTAATATTGATATTGAGCATTTCCTGAAactgaaattgttagtcactcagttgtgtgtgacactttgcaatcccatgaactatatagcccatcaggctcctctgtccatggaattctaaaagcaagaatactggagagagtagcgattctcttctctagaggatctttccaacccaggagttgaagccaggtctcctgcattgaaggcggattctttacctgaggGATTCTACacaccagggaagcaggaggagaagggggtgacagaggatgagatggatggatggcatcaccaactcaatggacacaagtttgagcaagctccaggaaacagtgaaggacaggaaagcctagtgtgctgcagcccatggggtcacaaagagttagatatgacttagtgactgacaaaaacagcaacaaacattTTCTCTGCTTTGCATACCTCAGCTATTGACTTTTGGTTGAGTTATCTGAAGTCCCCCTTCCCTCCACTCCTAATTCATGTGTGGAGGACTTTCCTGTAATCCTGACCTAAAGGACCACTTACAAGATTTTCCCGTAGGTTGGGTTAATGGTGCTCCAGCCGCCTGAGAGAGTCATGTAGAATCAGTCCCCTCTGCATTACTCTGATAGGTCTGGAGGAACACAGTAAACATTGTCAGACTTGTGGCTATCCAGGATAGCTGATGCAGGGGCTGTCAAAGTACAAAATAATTTAACAGACCAATGtacaaaaccaaaccaacaaTGCAAGTATAGAGAATTCAATAGAGGTCCAAAAAACATCAATCACAAGTACAGTTTTAGAGAAATCTGATTTTGTCATAATTTCTATTTGAATACAGCTTTATAAAAAATTCACTGTGTTAATAgaaacatcattttattttactctgcATTGATTCAGACTGTATCTAAGAATAATTTCTAATTCTGGCCACCACAATAAATTCTAATTCTAATGAGTAATATCATAGAGAGATGACCAGCTAAGGGTTCTGCCCCCAATTCTGGTGTGTGTGTCAATGTATGTAGGGGGTTTCCCATACCACCCAGCACTTCTCCACCGGTGAGAGTCCTTTAATTCAACTCAGTTTTGACACTATCCACCTGGAGATAGCATCACACCCCACAGGTGAAGGGCTCAGTTCTACATGAGGGCACTTCCTCCCTTCTTCAGAGACCAGTCTTAAGACCAGTTTGTCACCTGTGCTTTGGAAATGACTAGAAATCAGAGGTTTCCATGACCCCCTCCTTGGGTTCTATTAATCTGCTAGAATGGCTCACAGGATTTAGGAAACCAGTCTCCTTACTAGATTACCAGTTTACCATAAAAGATAAAACTCAGGAATAGCCAGATAAAAGATACATACAGTCAGGTATGGGGAAAGAGCACAGAGAATCACTATGCTCATCAATCTCCATTTGTTTGCCAAACCAGAAGTTCTCAAAGccatcttttttggggggtttaaggaggcttcattacataaaCATGATTGAGTCAATCATTAGCCATGAACATTTATTCACACTCCAGCCCCTTTTCCACCCCCTTTACCTCCTACCCACAGGTCAGGGTGGGAAGTGGAGATGAAAGTTCCAACCTTAAAATCACATGGTTCTCCTGGCTGCCAACACCCTAAGTCCTAAAGTCACTTTATTAACATAATAAAAGACACTTTTGTCACTCTTATTACTTAAGAAATTCCAAGtttcaggagctctgtgccagaaacgaGGAATGAagaccaaatatttatttcttactgtgtgttgtgtgtgtgtgcactaagtcatatccgattatttgcaaccctgtggactaactgtccatggctcctctgtccatggaatttttcagacaagaatactggagtaagttgccattttcttttccagaggatcttcccaacccagggatcaaacccccatctcctacatctcctgcacacaggcaaattctttaccgcttgaGCCACTGGTGAAACCCTAAGTCACAATATCAAACCAGCACTAAAATATTCATTCAGGAAGTATTGagcatttattttgtttcagGTTCTGTCATACTGACAGGGGTTCTGAAAAAAAGAACCGACCAACGTCCTGCCTTACGGTGCTTATATTCTAGAAGGAAGAtaggaaataagtaaataaaaatatatattgggtCTGGAGGAGTTCAATGAATAAATATACAGCAAAGCAAAGGAATAGAGAGAGGAGAAGCCTGTGTGGAATGAAGTGGCCAGAGAAGAGCTCTCCAGAGAAGCACATATGAACAGAGATCTGGTAGATATAAGTAAGGAAGGAGTCAGCAACCTGTGAGTCAAATTTGATGAGCTAGCTGCCTATTTTTGTACAGCTCAAAgagctaaggggcttcccaggtggtgctagtggtaaagaaccacctggtttttacatttttaaatggtttaaaatttCTTGGGAAAATATTTCATATGTGAAATTCATAAGCAGTTCAAATTTGTGtccaaaaataaagatatattagAGCCATGCATTTATGTATTGTCTATGATTGCTTTTGCACCATcacagcagagttgagtagttgcaacagagatgATTTGGGCCACAAAGTATAAAATAGTGATTCTCTGACCTTTTATGGAAAATGTCAATCCTTGATCTAAGGGAGCAAGCACTGCCAGTATGTATGAGAATAATGTTTGGCAGAGAGAATGGCAGAAGCAAAGTCTAGgacaattcaattcagttcagtcactcagtcgtgtctgattctttgtgaccccatggactgcagcacgccaggcttccctgtccatcaccaaatcccaaagtttactcaaactcatgtccattgagttggtgatgccattcaaccatctcatcctctgtcgtccccttctcctcccaccttcaatctttcccagcatcagggtcttttcaaacgagtcagttcttcgcatcaggtggccaaagtattggagtttcagcttcaacatcagtccttccaatgaatattcaggactgatttcctttaggatggacttggttggatctccttgcagtccaagggactctcaagagtcttctccaacaccacagttcaaaagcatcaattctttggtgctccgatttccttattgtccaactctcacatctatacatgactactagaaaaacgatagctttgactagacagacctttgtcggcaaagtaatgtctctgctttttaatatgctgtctaggttggtcataacttttcttccaaggagcaagcatctgttaatttcatggctgcagtcaccatctgcagtgattttggagcccaaaaaataaagtctctcacggtttccccatttatttgccatgaagtgatgagaccagagtaaactccaggagttggtgatggacagggaggcctggcatgctgcgattcatggggtcgcaaagacacgactgagtgactgaactgaactgaactgatgagaccagaagccatgatcttagttttctgaatgttgagttttaagtcaactttctcactctcctctttcactttcatgaagaggctctttagttcttctttgctttctgccataagggtggtgtcatctgcatatctgaggttattgatatttctcccggcaatcttgattccagcttgtgcttcatctagcccagcatttctcaggatgtactctgcatataagttaaataagcagggtgacaatatacagccttgatgtactcctttccctatttggaaccaggctagGACTGTGGTTAATTGTAATCAAAGAACtgcacaggggacttccctggcagtccagtggttagttaagactgccttccaatgtagggggttcgggttggatccctggtcggggacctacaatcccacatgcctcagggccaaaaaaaaaaaaaaaaaaaaacagaagcaatattgcaacaaattcaataaagatttttttttttgatagaagggacctttatttttttaaaagataatccaTACAGCCATTGATTGATTATACAGAGCCATTTCTCAGTCCTCTTTTCTTTCCACttagggaaatttaaaaaaaaagaaaattaaaacatacaATGATGAGAATGATTAATGCCAAAACAAGATTTCTGGCTTATCATTTAGGGTACAAATACATACTTCATTGCTTGACATTTTATTGAACACTAAGCAAGACTAAGCATCTCTGCCTTCGTTGTACACAGCTGAAGCAGAAGACCAGGGTGGGGGAGACGGCACAATTGTCCTTGGCGGGGAAGATGTAAGCCCCTGTTGTCCTGGCTCGTTGTGGGGAGGCTAACCCATGTTCTGCCGGTTGCCATAGCCTCTAGGACGGGTGTCCTTCCAGTCATCCCACTCCCGAGCTCTGCGGACTGCCTGTTCatcatcctcttcctcctcatgCTCCTGATCGTCTTGTTGCTGAGCTGCTCTTTTGAACTCTGACGTTGTCTTGGCTATTCCCTGATCTGGTAATGCTCCAAATTTCCGATGCTGTTCATACCAGTCATTCACCGTCATAGATGCCAGACTTGGATAACCGGCTCCAAATACTTTGGCTTGGGCCATGTTCCGAGTGAGAACAAACGGTTTCATTGGAGGCCTGTCATGACGAGATGACTGAGAAGTTGATGCCTCTTTTGTGGAGTCTTTTTCTCTCAAGATCTTTATCTCCTGGTCAATGCTCTCAATCTCTTCTAAGCTGATACCAATCCACCTTCGGAGGTGAAGGAGGTAATATTCACGAACATGCTCATCATCTGCTTGACCACCTTCCACAGCAGATTTCAATGCAGACAACCTATGCTCCACCTCCTTCTTCTGCTTGTATCTCTCTATTTTAGCCTGTCTCTGAGATGCCATAGCAACAATGCTAGGATAGGCCATGGAGGAATTAGCAGTGTTATTTTCAGCTGAGTTGGTCTTGGTTTTGGGCAGCTTAAACTCTGCCACATGATAGTACTGGCACTGAGTTAAGTAGTTTAAAAAGTG harbors:
- the LOC122705410 gene encoding immunoglobulin-binding protein 1-like, yielding MAAAEEELLLPRLPELFETSKQLLDEVEIATEPTGSRIIQDKVFKGLDLLKKAAEMLLQLNLFSQNEDLEEIASTDLKYLMVPAFQGAFAMKQVNPNKRLDHLQWAREHFLNYLTQCQYYHVAEFKLPKTKTNSAENNTANSSMAYPSIVAMASQRQAKIERYKQKKEVEHRLSALKSAVEGGQADDEHVREYYLLHLRRWIGISLEEIESIDQEIKILREKDSTKEASTSQSSRHDRPPMKPFVLTRNMAQAKVFGAGYPSLASMTVNDWYEQHRKFGALPDQGIAKTTSEFKRAAQQQDDQEHEEEEDDEQAVRRAREWDDWKDTRPRGYGNRQNMG